One Colius striatus isolate bColStr4 chromosome 10, bColStr4.1.hap1, whole genome shotgun sequence genomic region harbors:
- the LOC133626310 gene encoding LOW QUALITY PROTEIN: leucine-rich repeat-containing protein 14-like (The sequence of the model RefSeq protein was modified relative to this genomic sequence to represent the inferred CDS: inserted 1 base in 1 codon; deleted 1 base in 1 codon), which translates to QVQSRQCIEAVIKFAFEERLFLMADEVYQDNVYAEGSAFHSFRKVLTEMGPPYLDSVELTSFHSISKGFTGDPSWLGVDSVDLDLTESELLLPAQDGDGDGCPIATRLLLRAALRSPCAPLRLLCRDFHAEELSVSTVVSLLDSLEPAAVRRVVLRFNNLGLAGLCAVLPHLGRFPALRSLKLPYSNVDVCHPAPGTDAGIRCLAAHLRALPALKELDLYSSRLSGRLRQLLGELQTPLESLALAFCCLLPSDLIFLSSSLHAPSLLQLDLSGHNLTSPSLLQPLRTLLEAASRSLLQLELLECQLGDAELELLLPALRRCRRLRCLGLLGTPLSAAALGGLARXLPDLRLVGYSQPPRGSGHHTPTQGEEGFPAELCRLLASAGRADAVWATSLQRYGAIDYFSL; encoded by the exons ggcaggtccAGAGCCGTCAGTGCATTGAGGCCGTCATCAAATTCGCCTTCGAGGAGAGGCTCTTCCTCATGGCTGACGAG gtgtACCAGGACAACGTGTATGCTGAGGGTTCGGCCTTCCACTCCTTCAGGAAGGTGCTGACAGAGATGGGGCCGCCCTACCTGGACTCGGTGGAActcacctccttccactccatctCCAAAGGCTTCACGGGCGA CCCCTCATGGCTCGGGGTGGACAGTGTAGACCTCGACCTCACAGAGAGTGAACTGCTCCTCCCGGCCCAGGATGGTGACGGTGAC gggtgcccTATTGCTACGCGCCTATTGCTGCGCGccgccctccgctcgccctgCGCCCCCCTGCGCCTGCTCTGCCGCGACTTCCACGCCGAGGAGCTCTCCGTCTCCACCGTCGTCTCCCTGCTGGACTCCCTGGAGCCTGCCGCCGTCCGCAGAGTTGTTTTACGCTTCAACAACctggggctggcggggctgtgcgcagtgctgcctcacctcgGCCGCTTCCCCGCGCTGcgcagcctcaagctgccctaCAGCAATGTGGACGTGTGCCACCCGGCC CCGGGCACGGACGCCGGCATCCGCTGCTTGGCCGCTCACCTccgggccctgcctgccctcaaggAACTCGATTTGTACTCCTCCAGGCTTTCTGGGAgactcaggcagctcctggg CGAGCTGCAGACTCCCCTGGAGAGTCTGGCGCtggccttctgctgcctgctcccctccgACCTCATCTTCCTGTCCTCGAGCCTCCACgcgccctccctgctccagctggacCTGAGCGGCCACAACCTCACgtcccccagcctcctgcaacCCTTGCGGACGCTGCTGGAAGCCGCTTCGCGctcgctgctgcagctggagctgctggagtgtcaGCTGGGGGAcgcggagctggagctgctgctgccggcgctgcgccgctgccgccgcctgcGCTGCCTCGGTCTCCTCGGCACCCCCCTGAGCGCGGCGGCGCTGGGCGGCctggccc ccctgcccgacCTGCGCCTCGTGGGCTActcgcagccgccgcggggctcCGGCCACCACACCCCCacgcagggggaggagggtttcCCGGCGGAGCTGTGCCGGCTGCTGGCGAGCGCGGGTAGAGCAGACGCCGTGTGGGCGACCAGCCTCCAGCGCTACGGAGCCATCGACTACTTCAGCTTGtag